A window of Ananas comosus cultivar F153 linkage group 4, ASM154086v1, whole genome shotgun sequence contains these coding sequences:
- the LOC109708431 gene encoding 5-oxoprolinase-like, producing MGSTKEEKFRFCIDRGGTFTDIYAEIPGQLDGYVMKLLSVDPSNYDDAPIEGIRRILEEFTREKVPRSSKIPTDKIEWIRMGTTVATNALLEREGERIALCVTKGFRDLLQIGNQARPNIFDLTVTKPSNLYEEVVEVDERIELVLDKEKDPSSSVEGISGELIRVAKPLNEEALKPLLKGLLVKGINCLAVVLMHSYTYPHHELLVEKLALSMGFRHVSLSSSLTPMIRAVPRGLTASVDAYLTPVIKEYLSGFLSRFEGGSEKVNVLLMQSDGGLAPEQRFSGHKAVLSGPAGGVVGYSQTLFGLETPKPLIGFDMGGTSTDVSRYSGSYEQVLETQIAGVMIQAPQLDINTVAAGGGSKLKFQFGSFRVGPDSVGAHPGPVCYRKGGELAVTDANLILGTVIPDYFPSIFGPNEDQPLDIEATRKAFEKLASEINSYRKSQDPSVKDMIVEEIALGFINVANETMCRPIRQLTEMKGHDTRTHALACFGGAGPQHACAIARSLGMSEVLIHRYCGILSAYGMGLADVVEEVQEPYSSVYDADSVAEASRREGLLIEQVKQKLGEQGFSDESIRTESYLNLRYEGTDTAIMVKRSGGENADDYAAEFLRIFQQEYRFKLQNRKILICDVRVRGIGTTSILKPRELELVLTNPVQEGSYKIYFDKEWYEAPLFKLENLGYGHVLQGPAIIMNGNSTVIVEPKCKAVISKDGNIKIEINSPTSDAKIDGKVVDVVQLSIFNNRFMGIAEQMGQTLQRTSISTNIKERLDFSCALFGRDGGLVANAPHVPAQLGAMSSAIRWQLNYWGDNLNEGDVLVTNHPSAGGNHLPDITVITPVFDNNKIVFFVASRGHHAEIGGITPGSVPPLSKSIWEEGVAIKAFKLVEKSVFQEEGIVRLLQSPCLDENSAKRVPGTRRIQDNLSDLRAQVAANQRGITLIKELINQYGLATVQSYMTHVQNNAEEAVRQMLKQVASRVGKEKGTYIIEEEDNMDDGSVIHLKLSIESTKGEAIFDFEGTSSEVYGNWNAPEAVTAAAVIYCLRCLVNVDIPLNQGCLAPVKIFIPEGSFLSPSDKAAVVGGNVLTSQRVTDVILTAFQACACSQGCMNNLTFGDDTFGYYETIGGGCGAGPTWDGTSGVQCHMTNTRMTDPEVFEQRYPVILHGFGIRENSGGSGFHRGGDGIVREIEFRRPVVVSILSERRVHAPRGLKGGKDGARGANYLIRKDKRKVYLGGKNTVEVDAGEILQIFTPGGGGFGSPP from the coding sequence ATGGGGAGCACGAAGGAGGAGAAATTCAGATTCTGCATCGACAGGGGTGGCACATTCACAGACATATATGCAGAGATACCCGGTCAGTTGGACGGCTATGTAATGAAGCTCTTATCTGTGGACCCATCAAACTACGATGATGCTCCGATCGAAGGGATCAGAAGGATTCTCGAAGAGTTCACCAGAGAGAAAGTCCCCCGATCTTCGAAGATCCCAACTGATAAGATCGAGTGGATCCGAATGGGCACCACAGTGGCAACAAATGCTCTTTTAGAGAGGGAAGGCGAGAGGATTGCCCTCTGCGTAACTAAAGGCTTTAGAGATTTGCTTCAGATTGGAAACCAAGCCCGGCCAAACATCTTCGATCTAACAGTCACAAAGCCTTCAAATCTATACGAGGAGGTTGTAGAGGTTGATGAGAGGATTGAGCTTGTTCTTGATAAAGAAAAGGATCCTTCTTCGTCAGTCGAAGGGATATCAGGGGAGTTAATTAGAGTTGCAAAGCCTCTAAATGAAGAAGCACTAAAGCCATTGTTAAAAGGTCTGCTTGTTAAAGGAATTAACTGTTTGGCAGTTGTTTTGATGCATTCTTACACCTACCCACATCACGAACTCTTGGTTGAGAAGTTGGCTTTGAGCATGGGCTTCAGGCATGTTTCTTTGTCTTCATCTTTGACTCCAATGATTCGCGCTGTGCCCCGTGGACTAACTGCAAGTGTCGACGCTTACCTTACTCCAGTAATTAAGGAATACTTATCAGGATTCTTGTCTAGGTTTGAGGGGGGTTCAGAAAAGGTAAATGTATTGCTTATGCAATCAGACGGAGGTCTCGCACCAGAACAAAGATTTTCCGGGCATAAGGCTGTATTGTCAGGTCCCGCTGGAGGGGTTGTTGGTTACTCGCAAACCCTATTTGGGCTCGAGACACCAAAACCACTAATTGGTTTTGATATGGGTGGTACTTCTACTGATGTGAGCCGTTACAGTGGAAGCTACGAGCAGGTTCTTGAGACTCAGATTGCTGGGGTAATGATTCAAGCACCTCAGTTGGACATCAACACAGTGGCTGCCGGTGGTGGATCCAAGCTTAAGTTTCAATTTGGGTCCTTCAGGGTGGGACCTGATTCAGTTGGGGCGCATCCTGGCCCCGTGTGTTACAGGAAAGGTGGGGAATTAGCAGTCACCGATGCTAATTTGATCTTAGGAACAGTTATTCCTGACTATTTCCCATCAATATTTGGTCCTAATGAAGATCAACCTTTGGATATTGAAGCTACAAGAAAAGCATTCGAGAAGCTAGCAAGTGAAATAAACTCTTACAGGAAGAGTCAGGACCCATCGGTGAAGGATATGATCGTTGAGGAGATTGCCCTAGGGTTTATAAATGTGGCAAATGAAACTATGTGTCGGCCTATTCGCCAATTGACGGAAATGAAAGGGCATGATACACGAACCCATGCACTTGCGTGCTTTGGTGGTGCGGGCCCACAGCATGCTTGTGCTATAGCAAGGTCCTTAGGCATGTCCGAGGTCCTAATTCATCGGTATTGTGGGATATTGAGTGCTTATGGAATGGGTCTAGCTGATGTTGTTGAAGAGGTTCAGGAGCCATATTCCTCCGTTTACGATGCTGATTCTGTTGCTGAGGCCTCTCGAAGGGAGGGTCTTTTAATAGAACAGGTAAAACAAAAGCTTGGAGAACAGGGATTTAGTGATGAAAGCATTCGTACTGAATCTTATTTGAACTTGAGGTACGAGGGCACTGATACAGCCATTATGGTTAAAAGATCAGGAGGAGAAAATGCTGATGATTATGCTGCGGAGTTTCTTAGGATATTCCAACAAGAGTATCGCTTTAAACTGCAAAACAGAAAGATACTCATATGTGATGTTAGGGTTCGTGGTATTGGCACTACAAGCATCTTGAAACCACGGGAGCTTGAGCTAGTGTTGACAAATCCTGTACAGGAAGGCTCTTACAAGATTTATTTTGATAAGGAGTGGTATGAGGCTCCACTATTCAAGCTTGAAAATTTGGGTTATGGCCATGTTCTACAAGGACCTGCGATTATAATGAATGGAAACAGTACAGTGATCGTAGAACCAAAATGTAAAGCCGTTATCTCTAAGGATGGTAACATAAAAATTGAGATTAATTCACCCACAAGCGATGCAAAGATTGACGGAAAGGTAGTAGATGTAGTACAACTTTCCATCTTCAACAATCGGTTTATGGGCATTGCCGAGCAAATGGGCCAGACCCTTCAAAGAACCTCAATATCCACAAATATCAAAGAGCGGCTTGATTTCTCTTGTGCTCTCTTTGGGCGGGATGGAGGGCTTGTGGCAAATGCCCCACATGTACCTGCGCAGTTGGGGGCTATGTCTAGTGCCATTCGTTGGCAACTTAATTACTGGGGCGATAATCTTAACGAAGGCGATGTTCTTGTTACCAATCATCCTTCTGCTGGAGGAAACCATCTTCCAGATATAACAGTTATCACACCAGTTTTTGATAATaacaaaatagtattttttgtGGCTAGTAGAGGACACCATGCAGAGATTGGTGGAATTACTCCGGGAAGCGTGCCGCCTCTCTCGAAGTCCATTTGGGAAGAAGGCGTGGCGATTAAAGCATTCAAACTTGTAGAGAAAAGTGTTTTTCAAGAAGAAGGTATCGTTCGCTTACTTCAGTCGccgtgtttggatgaaaattcaGCTAAAAGAGTTCCTGGGACCCGCAGGATACAAGATAACTTATCGGATCTCCGAGCCCAGGTGGCTGCAAACCAGAGAGGGATAACGCTCATCAAAGAGCTCATCAATCAGTACGGTTTGGCTACCGTTCAATCTTATATGACACATGTCCAAAACAATGCCGAAGAAGCCGTGAGGCAAATGTTAAAACAAGTTGCTTCTAGAGTTGGAAAAGAGAAGGGAACTTATATTattgaagaagaagacaatATGGATGATGGTTCCGTAATCCATTTGAAGCTCAGTATCGAGTCTACCAAAGGTGAAGCTATTTTTGACTTTGAAGGTACAAGTTCGGAGGTTTATGGCAATTGGAATGCGCCTGAGGCGGTAACAGCGGCGGCTGTCATATACTGCTTGCGATGTTTGGTTAATGTTGATATCCCACTGAATCAAGGGTGCTTAGCCCCTGTGAAAATCTTCATTCCGGAAGGCTCTTTCCTTTCTCCGAGCGATAAAGCTGCTGTTGTGGGCGGCAACGTACTAACTTCTCAAAGGGTAACGGACGTAATTTTGACTGCATTTCAAGCGTGTGCGTGCTCTCAAGGTTGCATGAATAATTTAACATTTGGGGACGACACTTTTGGTTACTACGAAACTATTGGGGGCGGGTGTGGAGCGGGGCCCACTTGGGATGGGACCAGTGGGGTTCAGTGCCACATGACCAATACCAGGATGACCGATCCAGAAGTATTTGAGCAGCGGTATCCTGTTATTCTGCATGGGTTTGGAATTCGAGAGAATAGCGGTGGGTCTGGATTCCATAGAGGGGGTGACGGGATTGTTAGAGAAATAGAGTTTCGGCGCCCTGTGGTGGTGAGCATACTTTCTGAGAGGCGAGTTCACGCGCCGAGAGGATTGAAGGGAGGAAAAGATGGGGCCCGAGGTGCAAATTATTTGATCAGGAAGGATAAGCGGAAGGTTTATCTCGGCGGGAAAAACACTGTCGAGGTTGATGCAGGTGAGATTCTTCAGATTTTTACTCCCGGGGGTGGTGGCTTCGGCTCCCCTCCTTGA